From Corynebacterium frankenforstense DSM 45800, the proteins below share one genomic window:
- a CDS encoding DUF4192 domain-containing protein, which translates to MTDSTEHTLHTPGDLIANLPAVFGFFPEDSLVLAAFLDDGVRFALGPVLRVDLRPVDAEAVESALGSLGAYRAGDGRVIAAFVITADAAERDRVCELLFAASRAGDVDLLGCWSAEGVLAGGSYELEFCPPGAEPLDDWYGGRIPEVVAAAAMAPLLRRGELPEPDREAALEFFAPLAGREIDDVAPGAAAGTRAVGAVAGTRAVGGGAPVAGPAGVLDDVVLAAAAERARGLAAAMRRGGAAGRAAYGAVVGAAERALDAVSQGRGLVRGSFFEDLVCLAGALGETHLRDAVAATVLDHPEAAERVLAVLVRVLSGEARANALCLYSLVAGPAGHGHRVAAALAVARTEFPAHRLTRLLSEAQLRCGPEVVAERVRRGSRQVAERLGVAGADPAGGIDGLAA; encoded by the coding sequence ATGACCGATTCCACGGAACACACCCTGCACACCCCCGGAGACCTGATCGCCAACCTGCCCGCCGTCTTCGGCTTCTTCCCCGAGGACTCCCTGGTGCTCGCCGCCTTCCTCGACGACGGCGTCCGCTTCGCCCTGGGTCCCGTCCTGCGCGTCGACCTGCGTCCCGTCGACGCCGAGGCCGTCGAGTCCGCCCTCGGCAGTCTCGGCGCGTACCGGGCGGGCGACGGGCGCGTCATCGCCGCCTTCGTCATCACCGCCGACGCCGCCGAGCGCGACCGCGTCTGCGAGCTGCTCTTCGCCGCCTCGCGCGCCGGGGACGTCGACCTGCTCGGCTGCTGGAGCGCCGAGGGGGTGCTGGCCGGCGGGAGCTACGAGCTCGAGTTCTGCCCGCCGGGCGCCGAGCCCCTCGACGACTGGTACGGCGGGCGCATCCCCGAGGTCGTCGCGGCCGCGGCGATGGCGCCGCTGCTGCGCCGCGGCGAGCTGCCCGAGCCCGACCGGGAGGCCGCCCTGGAGTTCTTCGCGCCGCTCGCCGGACGAGAGATTGACGACGTCGCGCCCGGCGCCGCCGCCGGTACCCGTGCGGTCGGTGCCGTCGCCGGCACCCGTGCGGTCGGTGGTGGGGCGCCCGTGGCCGGCCCGGCCGGCGTGTTGGACGACGTCGTGCTCGCTGCCGCGGCCGAGCGTGCCCGCGGGTTGGCAGCAGCGATGCGACGCGGGGGAGCGGCGGGACGGGCCGCGTACGGGGCCGTCGTCGGTGCGGCCGAGAGGGCCCTGGACGCGGTAAGTCAAGGCCGAGGACTTGTTCGTGGTTCTTTTTTCGAGGATCTGGTCTGCCTCGCGGGCGCCCTCGGCGAGACTCACCTGCGCGACGCGGTGGCCGCGACCGTGCTGGATCACCCCGAGGCCGCCGAGCGGGTCCTGGCGGTGCTCGTGCGGGTGCTCAGCGGGGAGGCCCGGGCCAACGCGCTCTGCCTCTACTCGCTGGTGGCCGGGCCCGCCGGCCACGGGCACCGGGTGGCCGCCGCGCTCGCGGTGGCGCGCACGGAGTTCCCGGCCCACCGGCTCACCCGCCTGCTCTCCGAGGCGCAGCTGCGGTGCGGCCCGGAGGTGGTCGCCGAGCGGGTACGCCGCGGCAGTCGGCAGGTCGCCGAGCGCCTCGGCGTGGCGGGCGCGGACCCGGCCGGCGGGATCGACGGGCTCGCCGCGTGA
- the galE gene encoding UDP-glucose 4-epimerase GalE → MRLLVTGGAGYVGSVCSHVLVEAGHEVTVLDDLSTGNRGAVPEQAKLVVGDIDDSADEVLAGGDFDGVLHFAARSLVGESVEKPDVYWHHNFVSTLKLLDAMRAHGVNSLVFSSTAATYGEPAEVPITEDFPTAPTNPYGATKLAIDHLITSYAAAFGLGATSLRYFNVAGAHGAVGESREVETHLIPLVLQVALGQREKIFIFGDDYPTEDGTAVRDYIHIRDLADAHLLALTTNEPGRHRIFNLGSGDGYSVRQVIETCREVTGHPIPAEVAPRRAGDPAVLVASSERIKEELGWNPTRTDLPRIVADAWAFTKDLDAAAYRAGKA, encoded by the coding sequence CTGCGCCTGCTGGTCACCGGCGGCGCAGGCTACGTCGGCAGCGTCTGCTCGCACGTGCTGGTCGAGGCCGGCCACGAGGTCACCGTCCTCGACGACCTGTCGACCGGCAACCGCGGCGCGGTGCCGGAGCAGGCCAAGCTCGTCGTCGGCGACATCGACGACTCCGCCGACGAGGTCCTCGCCGGGGGCGACTTCGACGGCGTGCTGCACTTCGCCGCCCGCTCCCTGGTCGGCGAGTCCGTGGAGAAGCCGGACGTCTACTGGCACCACAACTTCGTCTCGACGCTGAAGCTGCTCGACGCGATGCGCGCCCACGGGGTCAATAGCCTCGTCTTCTCCTCGACGGCCGCCACCTACGGCGAGCCGGCCGAGGTGCCGATCACCGAGGACTTCCCCACCGCGCCGACCAACCCCTACGGGGCGACGAAGCTGGCCATCGACCACCTGATCACCTCGTACGCGGCGGCCTTCGGCCTCGGCGCGACGAGCCTGCGCTACTTCAATGTCGCCGGCGCCCACGGCGCGGTCGGCGAGTCGCGGGAGGTGGAGACCCACCTGATCCCGCTGGTGCTGCAGGTCGCTCTGGGCCAGCGCGAGAAGATCTTCATCTTCGGCGACGACTACCCCACCGAGGACGGCACCGCGGTGCGCGACTACATCCACATCCGCGACCTCGCCGACGCCCACCTGCTGGCGCTGACGACCAACGAGCCGGGCCGCCACCGCATCTTCAACCTCGGCTCCGGCGACGGCTACTCGGTGCGCCAGGTCATCGAGACCTGCCGCGAGGTCACCGGGCACCCGATCCCCGCCGAGGTGGCCCCGCGCCGCGCCGGCGACCCGGCCGTGCTCGTCGCCTCCTCCGAGCGCATCAAGGAGGAGCTCGGCTGGAACCCGACGCGCACGGACCTGCCGCGCATCGTGGCCGACGCCTGGGCCTTCACCAAGGACCTCGACGCCGCGGCCTACCGCGCCGGGAAGGCCTGA
- a CDS encoding metal-dependent transcriptional regulator gives MRDLVDTTEMYLRTIYELEEEGITPLRARIVERLEQSGPTVSQTVARMERNGLLHVRPDRSLEMTEEGRSRAISVMRKHRLAEQLLTDVLDLDIHQVHEEACRWEHVMSDEVERRVIAVLDDPTLSPFGNPVPGLEQLGAEGPESLERGIRPVDLPEGETAHVRLLQINEILQVDVRQFRALTEIGAVVGAEVDVTNNDGTVTVTHDGQSVELADYLGHALRVERIDE, from the coding sequence GTGAGAGATCTGGTCGACACGACGGAGATGTACCTCCGCACGATCTACGAACTGGAAGAAGAGGGCATCACGCCGCTGCGCGCCCGCATCGTCGAGCGCCTCGAGCAGTCCGGTCCCACCGTCAGCCAGACCGTGGCCCGCATGGAGCGCAACGGCCTGCTGCACGTGCGCCCGGACCGCAGCCTCGAGATGACCGAGGAGGGCCGCTCCCGCGCCATCTCCGTGATGCGCAAGCACCGCCTGGCCGAGCAGCTGCTGACCGACGTCCTGGACCTGGACATCCACCAGGTCCACGAGGAGGCCTGCCGCTGGGAGCACGTGATGAGCGACGAGGTCGAGCGCCGCGTGATCGCGGTGCTCGACGACCCGACGCTCTCCCCCTTCGGCAACCCCGTGCCCGGGCTCGAGCAGCTCGGCGCGGAGGGCCCGGAGTCCCTGGAGCGCGGCATCCGCCCCGTCGACCTGCCCGAGGGTGAGACCGCGCACGTGCGCCTGCTGCAGATCAACGAGATCCTGCAGGTCGACGTCCGCCAGTTCCGCGCCCTGACCGAGATTGGCGCCGTGGTCGGCGCCGAGGTCGACGTGACCAACAACGACGGCACCGTCACCGTCACCCACGACGGGCAGTCGGTCGAGCTGGCCGACTACCTCGGCCACGCCCTGCGCGTCGAGAGGATCGACGAATGA
- a CDS encoding sigma-70 family RNA polymerase sigma factor, which yields MTTASAKDHDSKDVPHDKGSRRNQTNDNPSADLVRVYLNGIGKTALLTAEEEVELAQQIEVGLYADRVLNHSDQRLTRAKKRDLKVLIREGRKARSHLLEANLRLVVSLAKRYTGRGMPLLDLIQEGNLGLIRAMEKFDYAKGFKFSTYATWWIRQAITRGMADQSRTIRLPVHLVEQVNKLSRIKRELYQHLGREATNEELAEESGIPEHRIEMLLRQSRDPVSLDMPVGADEEAPLGDFIEDAEAADAETAVVASLRHSDIRSVLGTLEDREEDVIRLRYGLDDGVPRTLDQIGRRFGLSRERVRQIEHEVMSKLRDGDRADRLRDYAL from the coding sequence ATGACAACTGCGTCCGCCAAGGACCACGACTCGAAGGACGTCCCCCACGACAAGGGCAGTCGCCGCAACCAGACCAACGACAACCCGTCGGCCGATCTGGTCCGCGTCTACCTCAACGGCATCGGCAAGACCGCGCTGCTGACCGCGGAGGAGGAGGTCGAGCTCGCCCAGCAGATCGAGGTCGGGCTCTATGCGGACCGGGTGCTCAACCACTCCGACCAGCGTCTCACCCGCGCCAAGAAGCGCGACCTGAAGGTCCTCATCCGCGAGGGCCGCAAGGCACGCAGCCACCTGCTCGAGGCCAACCTGCGCCTCGTTGTCTCCCTGGCCAAGCGCTACACCGGCCGCGGCATGCCGCTGCTGGACCTGATCCAGGAAGGCAACCTGGGTCTGATCCGCGCGATGGAGAAGTTCGACTACGCCAAGGGCTTCAAGTTCTCCACCTACGCGACCTGGTGGATCCGCCAGGCGATCACCCGCGGCATGGCCGACCAGTCGCGCACGATCCGCCTGCCCGTCCACCTCGTCGAGCAGGTCAACAAGCTCTCCCGCATCAAGCGCGAGCTCTACCAGCACCTCGGCCGCGAGGCGACCAACGAGGAGCTGGCCGAGGAGTCCGGCATCCCCGAGCACCGCATCGAGATGCTGCTGCGCCAGTCGCGCGACCCGGTCAGCCTGGACATGCCCGTCGGCGCCGACGAGGAGGCCCCGCTGGGCGACTTCATCGAGGACGCCGAGGCCGCCGACGCGGAGACCGCCGTGGTCGCCTCGCTGCGCCACTCGGACATCCGCTCCGTGCTGGGCACGCTCGAGGACCGCGAGGAGGACGTCATCCGCCTGCGCTACGGCCTCGACGACGGGGTGCCGCGCACCCTGGACCAGATCGGCCGGCGCTTCGGGCTCTCCCGTGAGCGCGTGCGCCAGATCGAGCACGAGGTGATGAGCAAGCTCCGCGACGGCGATCGCGCCGACCGCCTGCGCGACTACGCCCTCTAG
- the dtd gene encoding D-aminoacyl-tRNA deacylase: MRAVLTRVSSASVTVDGETVGAIEEPGLLALVGVHREDGDADIEKMVRKIAELRVLDGEVSVTDAGAPVLLVSQFTLYGRTAKGRRPSWSDAAGGEQAEAAIAKVTAGLRERSLTVAEGRFGAMMRVASVNEGPFTLLVDTRE; this comes from the coding sequence ATGAGAGCCGTTCTGACCCGGGTGAGCTCGGCGTCGGTGACCGTCGACGGCGAGACCGTCGGCGCGATCGAGGAGCCGGGGCTGCTCGCCCTGGTCGGCGTGCACCGCGAGGACGGTGACGCCGACATCGAGAAGATGGTGCGCAAGATCGCCGAGCTGCGCGTGCTCGACGGCGAGGTCTCGGTCACCGACGCCGGCGCCCCGGTACTGCTGGTCAGCCAGTTCACCCTCTACGGGCGCACCGCCAAGGGGCGCCGGCCCTCCTGGTCCGACGCCGCCGGCGGCGAGCAGGCCGAGGCGGCGATCGCGAAGGTGACCGCGGGGCTGCGCGAGCGGAGCCTGACGGTGGCCGAGGGTCGCTTCGGGGCGATGATGCGCGTCGCATCCGTCAACGAAGGTCCCTTTACCCTGCTCGTGGACACGCGCGAGTGA
- a CDS encoding DUF7059 domain-containing protein: protein MTRPDDAATDSPTGPAARLAARLIELGFTEPGLNTALGGEAVAALHRGEPAAVAWALERAETDLEVPVRAFLLREPVAEEALAEALGADLVSALVDAGVFETTPIDDAARADVAGSGAPGGAATAGADVAGSATDAPGGAPAAGADAAGSATDAPAPSALRAVVDVRPVHLNGADRVVFSDRDASVTDAEQRRDHVPGMGQASLTLLRSVPDTPCGSLLDLGCGCGVQSLAQAGLAESITATDVLDRALDFTRATLAGAGRADAEVLDGPWFEPVAGRRFDRIVSNPPFVVGPPEVGHVYRDSGLGLDAASATVVSGVAEHLNPGGHAHLLAAWVHREGENWAARVASWLPEDGVAAWVLERDRVDPSTYVGTWLRDEGVDPRSPEGAARTHAWLDYFESENVETVGFGFVAVENIGDAPSEVVAEELTQAFTDPLGPEVEEYFRRAAWLRARDTEGVLAANYLVRPGVALEEVGLPDAGTGLGFADEVRRLTRTDGPRFSHEVDAHVAAVVAGLHPQGLTLSDVAELYAAAKGLDADEVRTGAAAVTVDLVRHGLLLPADLVC, encoded by the coding sequence GTGACCCGACCCGACGACGCCGCGACCGATTCCCCGACCGGCCCCGCCGCGCGCCTGGCCGCCCGCCTCATCGAGCTCGGCTTCACCGAGCCCGGCCTCAACACCGCCCTCGGCGGCGAGGCCGTGGCCGCCCTGCACCGCGGCGAGCCGGCGGCCGTCGCCTGGGCGCTCGAGCGCGCCGAGACCGACCTGGAGGTGCCGGTGCGCGCCTTCCTGCTGCGCGAGCCGGTGGCCGAGGAGGCGCTTGCCGAGGCACTCGGCGCGGACCTGGTCAGCGCACTCGTCGACGCCGGCGTCTTCGAGACGACCCCGATTGACGACGCCGCGCGTGCCGACGTGGCGGGTTCCGGCGCGCCCGGCGGTGCCGCGACTGCGGGTGCCGACGTCGCCGGTTCCGCCACCGACGCGCCCGGCGGTGCCCCGGCTGCGGGTGCCGACGCCGCCGGTTCCGCCACCGACGCGCCCGCTCCCTCCGCACTGCGCGCCGTCGTCGACGTCCGCCCGGTGCACCTGAACGGCGCCGACCGCGTCGTCTTCTCCGACCGCGACGCCTCGGTCACCGACGCCGAACAGCGCCGCGACCACGTGCCCGGCATGGGCCAGGCCAGCCTGACGCTGCTGCGCTCGGTGCCCGACACACCGTGCGGCTCACTGCTCGACCTCGGCTGCGGCTGCGGCGTGCAGTCGCTGGCCCAGGCGGGGCTGGCCGAGTCGATCACCGCCACCGACGTGCTGGACCGCGCCCTCGACTTCACCCGCGCCACCCTGGCCGGTGCCGGGCGCGCGGACGCCGAGGTCCTCGACGGCCCGTGGTTCGAGCCGGTGGCCGGCCGCCGCTTCGACCGGATCGTGTCCAACCCGCCGTTCGTCGTCGGCCCGCCCGAGGTCGGCCACGTCTACCGCGACTCCGGGCTCGGCCTGGACGCCGCGAGCGCGACCGTCGTCTCCGGGGTGGCCGAGCACCTCAACCCCGGCGGGCACGCCCACCTGCTGGCCGCCTGGGTGCACCGCGAAGGCGAGAACTGGGCGGCGCGGGTGGCCTCCTGGCTGCCCGAGGACGGCGTGGCCGCCTGGGTCCTCGAGCGCGACCGGGTCGACCCCTCGACCTACGTGGGCACCTGGCTGCGCGACGAGGGCGTCGACCCGCGCTCGCCGGAGGGTGCGGCGCGCACCCACGCCTGGCTCGACTACTTCGAGTCCGAGAACGTCGAGACCGTCGGCTTCGGCTTCGTGGCCGTGGAGAACATCGGCGATGCGCCCTCCGAGGTCGTCGCCGAGGAGCTGACCCAGGCCTTCACGGATCCGCTCGGCCCCGAGGTCGAGGAGTACTTCCGGCGTGCGGCCTGGCTGCGCGCCCGCGACACCGAGGGCGTGCTCGCCGCGAACTACCTGGTTCGCCCGGGGGTCGCCCTCGAGGAGGTCGGCCTGCCCGACGCCGGGACCGGCTTGGGCTTCGCCGACGAGGTCCGTCGGCTCACCCGCACCGACGGGCCGCGCTTCAGCCACGAGGTCGACGCCCACGTCGCCGCCGTCGTGGCCGGCCTGCACCCGCAGGGGCTGACGCTTTCCGACGTCGCGGAGCTCTACGCCGCCGCGAAGGGGCTCGACGCCGACGAGGTGCGCACCGGCGCGGCGGCGGTGACCGTCGACCTGGTGCGCCACGGGCTGCTACTCCCGGCGGACCTGGTCTGCTAG
- a CDS encoding DUF3099 domain-containing protein, whose product MNEGTAGEDAETSGDDVFFVDAPADTPAGDSGSTGHHRWRLRRRRAELITSQHRTAGQNLHRRKVIYLTLQLLRLPLIALALVTYLVWENWWLAAIVFVVSVPLPWVAVVIANEKGEVADKRERNVYKPAAVREHRRAVAAEHAGQLGQAQRRELGAGPADPGSPDTGRAAEEQHPTIDDPNWRPSK is encoded by the coding sequence ATGAACGAGGGCACTGCAGGTGAGGACGCGGAGACGTCGGGCGACGACGTCTTCTTCGTCGACGCGCCCGCCGACACCCCCGCCGGGGACTCCGGGAGCACCGGCCACCACCGCTGGCGGCTGCGTCGTCGGCGCGCGGAGCTGATCACCTCGCAGCACCGCACCGCCGGGCAGAACCTGCACCGGCGCAAGGTCATCTACCTGACGCTGCAGCTGCTGCGCCTGCCGCTGATCGCGCTGGCGCTCGTGACCTACCTGGTCTGGGAGAACTGGTGGCTGGCGGCGATCGTCTTCGTCGTCTCCGTGCCGCTGCCCTGGGTCGCGGTGGTCATCGCCAACGAGAAGGGCGAGGTGGCCGACAAGCGCGAACGCAACGTCTACAAGCCGGCCGCCGTGCGCGAGCACCGCCGCGCCGTCGCCGCGGAACACGCCGGGCAGCTCGGCCAGGCACAGCGCCGCGAGCTCGGCGCCGGCCCCGCGGACCCCGGCTCCCCGGACACCGGGCGGGCCGCTGAGGAGCAGCACCCCACCATCGACGACCCGAACTGGAGGCCCAGTAAGTGA
- a CDS encoding DUF3039 domain-containing protein — MKTGTTTIERPDTRESTGTTDDTPKFFHYVKKNQIVDSAVSGKMVVALCGETFPVTKQAKPGSPVCPDCERIYRSLRKK, encoded by the coding sequence GTGAAAACCGGAACGACCACCATCGAGCGCCCAGACACCCGGGAGAGCACCGGCACCACCGACGACACGCCGAAGTTCTTCCACTACGTCAAGAAGAACCAGATCGTGGACTCCGCGGTGAGCGGGAAAATGGTCGTCGCGCTGTGCGGCGAGACCTTCCCGGTGACCAAGCAGGCCAAGCCGGGTTCCCCCGTGTGCCCCGACTGCGAACGGATCTACAGGAGCCTGCGCAAGAAGTGA
- a CDS encoding DEAD/DEAH box helicase yields the protein MRGRLRDWQARALRKYLTERPKDFLAVATPGAGKTTFALRVAVELLDVRAVDRVVVVVPTEHLKVQWAKAAARVGISLDAEFKNSDGFNRNFDGVAVTYAQVSLHPFKHHAVSTARRTLVILDEIHHGGDAKSWGDGIREAYRDAEYRLALTGTPFRSDDAAIPFVRYEEDGEGHLVSRADHTYGYSDALADGVVRPVIFLAYSGEARWRDSAGEEYAARLGEPLNAEQTARAWKTALDPRGDWIPAVLSAAHTRLQQLRNNMPDAGGLVIASDTKTARAYAKILERYSSTPVTVVLSDEPGSSDRIDEFSASTDEWMVAVRMVSEGVDVPRLAVGVYATAASTPLFFAQAIGRFVRSRMPGENASIFLPSVPVLLDLAAKLEKSRDHVLSKPHRDNGGWDDEALAEANREKNEPDEETGYQSIGAEAELDSLIYEGSTYGTGAGVGSAEEREYLGLPGLLDAEQVKALLQRRQTEQLDARTRQAKQTEENQRREREASRTEGARRARERVASEELPKLRKELNAIVSITAARTGRPHGSIHNEARRACGGPPTALCSAQELRDRIAYLRKW from the coding sequence ATCAGGGGGCGGCTGCGCGACTGGCAGGCGCGCGCCCTGCGCAAGTACCTGACCGAGCGCCCCAAGGACTTCCTGGCCGTGGCCACGCCCGGCGCGGGCAAGACGACGTTCGCGCTGCGCGTGGCCGTCGAGCTTCTCGACGTGCGCGCCGTCGACCGCGTCGTGGTCGTCGTGCCCACCGAGCACCTCAAGGTGCAGTGGGCCAAGGCCGCCGCGCGGGTGGGCATCTCCCTGGACGCGGAGTTCAAGAACTCCGACGGCTTCAACCGCAACTTCGACGGTGTGGCCGTCACCTACGCCCAGGTCTCGCTGCACCCGTTCAAGCACCACGCCGTGTCCACCGCCCGGCGCACGCTCGTCATCCTCGACGAGATCCACCACGGCGGCGACGCGAAGAGCTGGGGCGACGGCATCCGCGAGGCCTACCGCGACGCCGAATACCGCCTGGCGCTGACCGGTACCCCGTTCCGCTCCGACGACGCGGCGATCCCCTTCGTGCGCTACGAGGAGGACGGCGAGGGCCACCTGGTCAGCCGCGCCGACCACACCTACGGCTACTCCGACGCGCTCGCCGACGGCGTGGTGCGCCCCGTGATCTTCCTGGCCTACTCCGGCGAGGCCCGCTGGCGTGACTCGGCCGGCGAGGAGTACGCCGCCCGCCTGGGCGAGCCGCTCAACGCCGAGCAGACCGCCCGGGCCTGGAAGACCGCGCTCGACCCGCGCGGCGACTGGATCCCCGCGGTGCTCTCCGCCGCGCACACCCGGCTGCAGCAGCTGCGCAACAACATGCCGGACGCCGGCGGCCTGGTCATCGCCAGCGACACCAAGACCGCGCGCGCCTACGCCAAGATCCTCGAGCGCTACTCCTCGACGCCGGTGACCGTCGTGCTCTCCGACGAGCCGGGCAGCTCCGACCGCATCGACGAGTTCTCCGCCTCCACCGACGAGTGGATGGTCGCCGTGCGCATGGTCTCCGAGGGCGTCGACGTCCCGCGCCTGGCCGTGGGCGTCTACGCCACCGCCGCCTCGACGCCGCTGTTCTTCGCCCAGGCCATCGGGCGCTTCGTGCGCTCGCGCATGCCCGGTGAGAACGCCTCGATCTTCCTGCCGAGCGTGCCGGTCCTGCTGGACCTGGCCGCCAAGCTGGAGAAGTCCCGCGACCACGTGCTGAGCAAGCCCCACCGCGACAACGGCGGCTGGGACGACGAGGCGCTGGCCGAGGCCAACCGGGAGAAGAACGAGCCCGACGAGGAGACCGGCTACCAGTCGATCGGCGCCGAGGCCGAGCTGGACTCCCTGATCTACGAGGGCTCCACCTACGGCACCGGCGCCGGCGTGGGCTCCGCCGAGGAGCGTGAGTACCTGGGTCTTCCCGGTCTGCTCGACGCCGAACAGGTCAAGGCGCTGCTGCAGCGCCGGCAGACCGAGCAGCTCGACGCGCGCACCCGCCAGGCCAAGCAGACCGAGGAGAACCAGCGCCGCGAGCGCGAGGCCTCGCGCACCGAGGGCGCCCGCCGGGCGCGGGAGCGCGTGGCCAGCGAGGAGCTGCCGAAGCTGCGCAAGGAGCTCAACGCGATCGTCTCGATCACCGCGGCGCGCACCGGGCGGCCGCACGGCTCGATCCACAACGAGGCGCGCCGCGCCTGCGGCGGCCCGCCGACCGCGCTGTGCTCCGCCCAGGAGCTGCGCGACCGCATCGCCTACCTGCGCAAGTGGTAG
- a CDS encoding RNA polymerase sigma factor has translation MAATGTPGNPTDGQQAESASGEGTVARKTAKKTAKKSARKTARKATPRRAATAGTTATAKKTRAASSAGTKAAADTAAAAPAAETGSAEEAAPAKKTAKKTAKKTTRKATKKATKKSARKTTRKATKSTAKKTAKKSAKKTTKKTAAKKATAKATSPEDESQEDAEDDEFTHDEGHDDAHAEAHAHGEGHDDHDDEEEDDGSSVWDEDESAALRQARKDAELTASADSVRAYLKQIGKVALLNAEQEVSLAKRIEAGLYANHRMEQMAKAFADGDKEARLTPAVKRDLRSIARDGRKAKNHLLEANLRLVVSLAKRYTGRGMAFLDLIQEGNLGLIRAVEKFDYTKGYKFSTYATWWIRQAITRAMADQARTIRIPVHMVEVINKLGRIQRELLQDLGREPTPQELAKEMDITEEKVIEIQQYAREPISLDQTIGDEGDSQLGDFIEDSEAVVAVDAVSFTLLQDQLQDVLTTLSEREAGVVRLRFGLTDGMPRTLDEIGQVYGVTRERIRQIESKTMSKLRHPSRSQVLRDYLD, from the coding sequence GTGGCAGCCACCGGCACTCCAGGAAACCCCACCGACGGCCAGCAGGCCGAGAGCGCATCGGGCGAGGGGACTGTCGCGCGCAAGACGGCCAAGAAGACCGCCAAGAAGTCGGCGCGCAAGACCGCCCGCAAGGCGACTCCCCGCCGTGCCGCGACCGCCGGCACCACCGCGACCGCGAAGAAGACACGTGCGGCGTCCTCCGCCGGGACCAAGGCCGCCGCCGACACCGCGGCCGCGGCCCCCGCCGCTGAGACGGGCTCGGCCGAGGAGGCCGCCCCGGCGAAGAAGACCGCCAAGAAGACGGCGAAGAAGACCACGCGCAAGGCCACCAAGAAGGCGACGAAGAAGTCCGCCCGCAAGACCACGCGCAAGGCGACGAAGTCGACGGCCAAGAAGACCGCGAAGAAGTCGGCCAAGAAGACGACGAAGAAGACCGCCGCCAAGAAGGCGACCGCCAAGGCCACCTCCCCCGAGGACGAGTCGCAGGAGGACGCCGAGGACGACGAGTTCACCCACGACGAGGGTCACGACGACGCCCACGCCGAGGCGCACGCCCACGGCGAGGGTCACGACGACCACGACGACGAGGAGGAGGACGACGGCTCCTCGGTCTGGGACGAGGACGAGTCGGCCGCGCTGCGCCAGGCGCGCAAGGACGCGGAGCTGACCGCCTCGGCGGACTCGGTGCGCGCCTACCTCAAGCAGATCGGCAAGGTCGCCCTGCTCAACGCCGAGCAGGAGGTCTCGCTGGCCAAGCGCATCGAGGCCGGCCTCTACGCCAACCACCGCATGGAGCAGATGGCCAAGGCCTTCGCCGACGGCGACAAGGAGGCCCGCCTGACCCCGGCGGTCAAGCGCGACCTGCGCTCCATCGCCCGTGACGGCCGCAAGGCCAAGAACCACCTCCTCGAGGCGAACCTGCGACTGGTCGTCTCGCTGGCCAAGCGCTACACCGGCCGCGGCATGGCGTTCCTGGACCTGATCCAGGAGGGCAACCTGGGCCTGATCCGCGCCGTCGAGAAGTTCGACTACACCAAGGGCTACAAGTTCTCCACGTACGCCACCTGGTGGATCCGCCAGGCGATCACCCGCGCGATGGCCGACCAGGCGCGCACCATCCGCATCCCGGTGCACATGGTCGAGGTCATCAACAAGCTGGGCCGTATCCAGCGCGAGCTGCTGCAGGACCTGGGCCGCGAGCCCACCCCGCAGGAGCTGGCCAAGGAGATGGACATCACCGAGGAGAAGGTGATCGAGATCCAGCAGTACGCCCGCGAGCCGATCTCCCTGGACCAGACCATCGGCGACGAGGGCGACAGCCAGCTCGGCGACTTCATCGAGGACTCCGAGGCCGTGGTGGCCGTCGACGCGGTCTCCTTCACGCTGCTGCAGGATCAGCTGCAGGACGTGCTGACCACGCTCTCCGAACGTGAGGCCGGCGTGGTGCGCCTGCGCTTCGGCCTGACCGACGGCATGCCGCGCACGCTCGACGAGATCGGCCAGGTCTACGGCGTCACGCGCGAGCGCATCCGCCAGATCGAGTCGAAGACGATGTCGAAGCTGCGCCACCCCTCGCGTTCGCAGGTGCTGCGCGACTACCTCGACTAG